A window of the Phalacrocorax aristotelis chromosome 9, bGulAri2.1, whole genome shotgun sequence genome harbors these coding sequences:
- the SSTR1 gene encoding somatostatin receptor type 1, which yields MLPNGTCTRLPGGAGSDSDSGGSDRGGGGAGSASEEAAAGGMDSGGRNSSGAPNSTLSESQGSAILISFIYSVVCLVGLCGNSMVIYVILRYAKMKTATNIYILNLAIADELLMLSVPFLVTSTLLHHWPFGSLLCRLVLSVDAINMFTSIYCLTVLSVDRYIAVVHPIKAARYRRPTVAKMVNLGVWVLSILIILPIIIFSNTAANSDGTVACNMLMPEPTQRWLVVFVVYTFLMGFLLPVVAICLCYILIIAKMRMVALKAGWQQRKRSERKITLMVMMVVMVFVICWMPFYIVQLVNVFVEQDDATISQLSVILGYANSCANPILYGFLSDNFKRSFQRLLCLSWMDNAAEEPIDYYATALKSRAYSVEDFPPDNLESGSMYRNGTCTSRITTL from the coding sequence ATGCTCCCCAATGGCACCTGCACCAGGCTTCCGGGCGGTGCAGGCAGCGACAGCGACAGCGGCGGCAGCGACCGAGGTGGCGGCGGAGCCGGCAGCGCCtcggaggaggcggcggcggggggcatGGACTCGGGCGGCAGGAACTCCTCCGGCGCCCCGAACAGCACCCTGAGTGAGTCTCAGGGCAGCGCCATCCTCATCTCGTTCATCTACTCCGTGGTATGCCTGGTGGGGCTGTGCGGCAACTCCATGGTCATCTACGTGATCCTACGCTACGCCAAGATGAAGACGGCCACCAACATCTACATCCTCAACTTGGCTATTGCAGATGAGCTGCTGATGCTCAGCGTCCCCTTTCTGGTCACCTCCACGCTGCTACACCACTGGCCCTTTGGCTCGCTGCTCTGCCGCCTGGTGCTCAGCGTGGATGCCATCAACATGTTCACCAGCATCTACTGCCTGACCGTGCTCAGTGTGGACCGCTACATTGCTGTGGTGCACCCCATCAAGGCGGCTAGGTACCGCCGGCCCACCGTGGCTAAGATGGTCAATCTGGGTGTCTGGGTGCTTTCCATCCTCATCATCCTGCCCATCATCATCTTCTCCAACACAGCAGCCAACAGTGATGGAACGGTGGCTTGCAACATGCTCATGCCAGAGCCCACCCAGAGGTGGCTGGTGGTCTTTGTGGTCTACACCTTTCTGATGGGCTTCTTGCTGCCTGTGGTGGCCATCTGCCTCTGCTACATCCTCATCATTGCCAAGATGCGCATGGTGGCCCTGAAGGCTGGCTGGCAGCAACGCAAACGCTCGGAGCGCAAGATCACCCTCATGGTCATGATGGTGGTGATGGTCTTTGTCATCTGCTGGATGCCCTTCTACATTGTGCAGCTGGTCAACGTCTTCGTAGAACAGGATGATGCCACCATCAGCCAGCTCTCCGTCATCTTGGGCTATGCCAACAGCTGTGCCAACCCCATCCTCTATGGCTTTCTCTCGGACAACTTCAAGCGGTCCTTCCAGCGGCTGCTCTGCCTCAGTTGGATGGACAATGCTGCAGAGGAACCCATCGACTACTATGCCACTGCCCTCAAGAGCAGGGCATACAGCGTGGAGGACTTTCCCCCAGACAACTTGGAGTCAGGGAGCATGTACAGGAATGGCACTTGCACCTCCAGGATTACGACCCTCTGA